A stretch of the Planktothricoides raciborskii GIHE-MW2 genome encodes the following:
- the ltrA gene encoding group II intron reverse transcriptase/maturase gives MSQPNATNGLKKPLEDWSQINWRKVNKLVRNLRQRIFLARKLGNFRKLRSLQKLMLRSHANLLLSVRRITQTNKGKATAGIDKEIVNTPEQRVKLVNNWRGGTQSPTKRVMIPKPNGKLRPLGIPTLRDRIEQAIVMNALEPEWEPVFEPNSYGFRPGRSCQDAIEQSFIRLCKGRDTWVLEADIKGFFDNIAHESILKQLGNFPKRDLIQRWLKAGYVLKGEFNPTKTGTPQGGVISPLLANIGLHGLEQLVKTTNSKLGIVRYADDFIVTARDKGSLEKAQTRIQQWLSERGLELSTEKTVITSIEDGFDFLGFNHRHYNGKLLVKPSKKKVLAFCKRIGEEIKAMNGCEQEVVIKKLNPILRGFANYYKGVVSKVTFSYISSRVWYYLWSWAKRRHPNKNTKWIRKRYFKTIKGNKWTFACTGTDKRRGKEVEIILYPIAYTPIERHVKVKGEASPDDPSLKEYWEKRHQKYGKSYWEKNSRNYKIAQNQNWKCPICGEPLFNREEIETHHIVPVAEGGKNDIENLVHLHQACHKQVHSKSKSNRLK, from the coding sequence ATGTCGCAACCAAATGCAACAAACGGACTAAAGAAACCACTGGAAGACTGGAGCCAAATTAACTGGCGAAAAGTCAACAAGCTGGTTAGGAATTTACGTCAAAGAATCTTTCTCGCGAGAAAACTTGGTAACTTTCGTAAACTGAGAAGTCTACAAAAGTTAATGTTAAGAAGCCACGCAAACTTACTATTGTCAGTGAGGAGAATCACCCAAACCAATAAAGGAAAAGCAACGGCAGGAATTGACAAGGAAATAGTCAATACCCCAGAGCAAAGGGTGAAGCTGGTAAACAACTGGAGAGGCGGAACTCAAAGCCCAACCAAACGGGTAATGATACCAAAGCCAAACGGAAAGTTACGACCGCTAGGAATCCCAACCTTGCGCGACAGAATCGAACAGGCAATAGTAATGAACGCACTAGAACCCGAATGGGAACCCGTGTTTGAGCCAAATTCCTACGGATTCAGACCCGGAAGAAGCTGTCAAGATGCCATTGAACAAAGTTTTATCAGACTTTGTAAAGGCAGAGACACTTGGGTTTTAGAAGCTGACATCAAAGGATTTTTCGATAACATTGCCCATGAATCCATCTTGAAACAATTAGGAAACTTCCCTAAAAGGGATTTAATCCAAAGATGGTTAAAAGCTGGCTATGTTCTCAAAGGGGAATTCAACCCCACAAAGACGGGAACACCGCAAGGAGGGGTAATCTCACCCCTACTAGCCAACATTGGACTGCATGGTTTGGAACAACTCGTTAAAACCACCAATTCAAAATTAGGCATTGTGCGGTATGCAGACGACTTTATAGTTACTGCCAGAGACAAGGGAAGTCTTGAAAAAGCCCAGACCAGAATCCAGCAATGGTTATCAGAAAGAGGACTTGAATTAAGCACGGAGAAAACGGTTATTACATCAATAGAAGACGGCTTTGACTTTCTCGGTTTCAACCACCGCCACTATAACGGCAAACTGCTTGTCAAACCATCCAAAAAGAAGGTTCTAGCCTTCTGTAAAAGGATAGGCGAAGAAATAAAGGCAATGAATGGTTGTGAACAGGAAGTAGTCATTAAAAAGCTAAATCCGATTCTCCGAGGTTTTGCTAACTACTACAAAGGGGTAGTGAGCAAAGTAACCTTCAGCTACATCTCATCAAGAGTGTGGTACTACCTTTGGAGTTGGGCGAAGCGTCGGCATCCCAACAAAAACACAAAATGGATTCGGAAACGTTACTTTAAGACCATAAAAGGCAATAAGTGGACGTTTGCCTGTACAGGTACAGACAAACGACGAGGAAAAGAGGTAGAAATAATTCTCTACCCAATAGCTTACACCCCAATCGAGCGCCATGTAAAGGTCAAAGGGGAAGCGTCACCGGACGATCCGAGCCTCAAGGAATACTGGGAAAAACGTCACCAGAAATATGGTAAGAGCTACTGGGAGAAAAACTCCCGGAATTATAAAATCGCTCAAAACCAAAACTGGAAATGCCCTATCTGTGGCGAACCTTTATTCAACCGGGAGGAAATCGAAACCCACCATATAGTACCTGTTGCAGAAGGGGGAAAAAACGACATTGAAAACCTTGTGCATTTACACCAAGCGTGTCATAAGCAGGTACACAGCAAATCCAAGTCCAATCGCTTGAAATAA
- a CDS encoding type II toxin-antitoxin system VapC family toxin — MRPILLDTNAYSDFMQGVADIVEIIALADRIYLSSTVLGELLSGFAVGKREAQNRLELTKFLRSPRVEILSITDSTADFYATIYANLRRKGRPIPTNDMWIAASAMECGAILITRDQHFAHIENLRLGQTAADIMP; from the coding sequence ATGAGACCAATTTTGTTGGATACTAATGCTTACAGCGACTTTATGCAGGGCGTGGCCGATATCGTGGAAATCATCGCCTTAGCCGATCGCATTTACCTCAGCAGTACCGTCTTGGGAGAACTATTGAGCGGATTTGCCGTGGGAAAACGAGAAGCACAAAACCGCTTGGAACTGACAAAGTTTCTCCGTTCACCACGGGTCGAGATTTTATCGATAACAGACAGCACAGCCGATTTTTATGCCACGATTTACGCCAACTTACGTCGTAAAGGCCGACCCATCCCAACCAATGATATGTGGATTGCGGCCAGTGCGATGGAATGCGGCGCAATCCTCATCACGCGAGACCAACATTTTGCCCATATTGAAAACCTTCGCCTTGGGCAAACAGCCGCAGACATTATGCCATAA